ccaggagacagggaagtgcgtttatggcgcaagactgcaagaagcagcagaaagattgttttatgctcagagagctactgctagtggtgcgttcaggcccaacagagagaaggatgagctgacatacgccatcgggactattgaacatggtggccgaactagaggcaaaggaagtgtctcgtgggagcatggattccctcaggacagaccttcctacagaagtcgccagagaaagaaggaagaagaggcacaccggctccagaggttggaggaagcggtgcgtgaagcacaggagcgggaaaaaaaccttgaagcgagaatgcaggaggaaatcaaaaggcaagtgcaaatagcagtgagtgcaagcaagcaggcatcagagccaggaatcaacattagccaatctgttcagttgaaaagcagctgcgcttccacggagataccaaatcaaggggacacaggactgcgcttccctgtggatgacgtcactgaaccttgtacaacgtgtgagctacacattccgaaggagaattccacaatcaaggtggctatcggtcttgttaatcctatcgaccgaaccaagacaccaaggattcatgggaatataatccaagaaggatatgccaccatctcggtagataaagctgaaaaaggttttagtgatttgcctcttgacattcctggaggtgatggcgagaagactctaggagaagcggagaagacattcattctatggcgcaagcgctacatcatcattccagggatgtcggctccacctcctcctgaactacctcaccataggtatgtgcggatgaaaacactacatcattaatttgtattggcttaaataattaacaatctgctcataataatatgtcattcctttttttgtagcagatcctcccccaatctaaatccaattgttcaatcgccagatcatcatagtgctctgtacgatgacattgtgttggaagacgaggctgcatccacaccctctccaaggaggtctccaacgccgcagccgccacctccaaggaggtctccaacgccgctgccaacacctccaaggaggtctccaacgccgctgccaacacctccaaggaggtctccaacgcctcccccgcccccacctaccaagaagcctagcaagaggccagcccctcaaacgaagaaccagtccccgcctgcaaagaaagccaccgtgaaaccaagggttattcccaaaataatatctgaagagaaggaagaaggaactgatgcatataaaaaagacatgtctagattctatgacaaacttaaaatgaatcaagaagcaaggagaaacccagagaaaccgtacttcttcgtagctccggatattttaagaaaaaaggtgatttcttaccagcatcaacagcgggaatctcgtaagccgtccaaatcaacgttatcagactatgaccgcactctcaccaagtcaattgaggcggcacagaaaaagaagcgggcagggaaaggagttgcccaactcggacaacaagcgcaccaatcaatccccccgctagttgttggtaatgaatatggttcgaatttaggattaatgcatcaggcaaacatacctccggatgtcgatttggatcaccttggtgaatttcttgatgagactggtctcgacctttaccagatgtttggtgatggaaacattgagagtgcggcggaggttgatatttggaagaaaaaatttgtactaggccagagtctatacaaccctcaagccttatctgatctggggacgcaaatgtacctgctaaacaagtggtacatgcaggcgtctaccagtggagacttctgcgttggtgtcagaattagagacgaacattggttccgtggcgatgatgttatgtatgttgactttgcagaatttcatcaactatgccacctgacctctctggacaaagttatcattagctgctattgcctgtaagtaataattctttcgatctattattaaactcatcatatgtgtgtatatgcatataaattatcctaacaagtactatatatatgcagatttacaatgacagagctcagaaaggaaggctgcaatgaaattggttttgttgatccccatatagtattcaaagacccaattactccaatgactaattggaagtctgagtcagagagtaacctcatgaacttcttagtgaaccaacgccacaagaaggatatactctttccctataacttcaagtgagtgttaatcatgtcgatcatagccttaatggctcatatgttgattctagttaattaatgagtgttatgcgttatatcctataaacacatgcagcaatcactggatattgatggacatcgatctggtgaaaagtcacttgataatctatgactcgatgagaaaaccacaacaagactaccaagatatgatagatattatccagaggtaatttcgagatctctagcaactatatatacacacaaacatgatgattaactatatctgatgacgtggcaaattttttattgggcagtgtttggaaaacctttattgagaagcaacacatggaaaaatgcaaagcgccactgaatgtaatcccattgaaagtaagtcccctgaatcgcatcatctttattaattaaacatatagctttcaccggatcaccagattggatgacaaatccttttctcgtaaagtggtgtctgaggcaggaacaggggaacaactactgtggttactatgtttgcaagtttatcaaggtggtctcccaaagaactcctacagagagactcaaagtacgttaaaaatacactatatattcatttaattattattattgattgtgttactatgtctttatatatatatatgtacatatattaatttattttcctttaattcaaacctgtagactcgatggttggaggaaaaggtcatacggcaagaccaaatcaaagcaattcaagagtctatagccggattttttaatgagcaggtcatcgattccaagggcgagttctacttcgacccaacactgccattgaagccaagctagaggatgagaagaaacttgttatgtcacaacaactataatgcaatcttttgtaatatatgcacatgaaataatataatgtaaaatacacatatgcatgcatgcatgtaaatatatatatgatgcatgcatgcatatatatatatatatatatatatatatatttctatgattgaattgtgtgatttaatacgttcattgtgcttgaaccgaaacatactatatgcgcgtataaatgtataattagcagcgtacaatacgacttcgaaaacctattttgaaaagaaaacaaaaaaatgaaaagaaaagaaaaaagaaaaaaacctttagtcccggttcgtattaccaaccgggactaaaggtgccggccatcgtggcatgtcaggaggcacctttagtcccggttggtgttacccaccgggactaaaggtcctcctttagtcccggttcctgacccgggactaaaggaccccccctttagtcccggatgcttgctcccgggtggggaaccgggactagagggggttccccaccgggagtaaagctcggttctgtaCTAGTGAGTGACGACAAGGCCACTACTGGCACCCTCCAGCTCCACCGTGTACGCCCTCGTCGCGGGCGTGTTATGGCACATGTAGACGGTGTACGGGTAGTTATGGTCGTGGCATGACACGAAGCTCGACCCATCCACCGGGTGTACAGCTCGTACGGTGTACGGTTGCTTAGGTGCCCCTGAGCGGGGCAGGTCGGAGGTCATCGGCCGGATGTTGCGGGTGCCAAGTGCCGCCATGGAACCCTCGACCAGGGCTTCCAGCGACGTAGCGCAGAATTTGGCCTCACCTGCCTTTGGTGGCAGGCCACACATGTATAGCGTCTCCTCCATGTTGGCTGCCTGCACAGAGTTCCTGGCGACACCGAGCCGAGCGAGGGCGCTCGGCAGCGAGGACGTCGAGAATGGAATGGAGTCCGCCACATGGCGCGGCAGTAGCCCGAGCGGTGCGCTGGCTGCCAAAGGGAAGTATAAGGTTATGGTCTTGCCTACTTGCACTGCCTCCTCACGGAAGAAGAGCCCCTGGGCCAGATACTCGTCAGTGCTGTGGTCACGGACATGGGGTGGCATGGGAGACGAATCCTTGGTCGGTCCAGAGGGGGAGCGAAGCCCCCACATTAACCAAGTCAGGGAGTAGGCTTCAGCAACCGTATCATCCTTAGATGGCCTGGGAGACGAGTGCTTGGTCGGTCTAGAGGGGGAGCGAAGCCCCCACATTAACCATGTCAGGGAGTACGCTTCAGCAACCGTATCATCCTTTGGTTTGTTTGCAAAGCTGGTCTCTGCACCGTAAAGTATGTAGACCAGCCGTGAGCATCAGCCACAGATAATCATGAATGTTCCAACcttcttttttgttttataatCATAGTTTTCAGATATTAATTAATTAAAGCGAGTAATGGACTGACCAGGATGGAGGAGCTTGAGGATGGGGTCCGGGAGCGGAGAATCGGGCAGGACGGTGCGCCAGAACACTTCAGCCTCGGTCAGGACTGCATTGCTACACTGTCCAACCTGAACGCAACACGACAGATTTAAGTTGGTGGCCTTATCCATACCTATGCCTTATATTAAAGATCTAAATTCTATCCATTGTTTTTGGTTCACCTCGTCGTCCTAACGACTCCTAGGGTGCATGTGTTTCTGTAGATTTATGATGTATATATACGACCCAACGATCGAGGTGTATGTAGACGGAGCATATAATCATACTAGACCATCGAAGATAGTATATATGCGAAGTATGTAAGTATATATACAATATATGATTATACTTATTTTATGCACTATTATATGTATTAGAAAATATGGGCTCTTCTGAAAAAATTCCAGGTACTAAGATTTTAAGTATCTTAAAATAAGTATATAAACATAATCAAAACTGACAAATGATTATATACACATAAGCAATATGGTTCATTAAAGATCGGAGTAACTACACCTCGGAATAGAAAAAAATGCAccctaacacacacacacacacacacacacacacacacacacatatatatacacacacacacacacacacatatatatatatatatatatatatatatatatatatatatatatatatatatatatatatatatatatatatatatatatatatatagtataaatAAATGTATTGTCAAAACATATTTCATAGGTTTATCTCATGGACCATTATTTATGGATATTTCTACAAGCTTAATCAAAGCTAAGGAAGTTAGATTTAGCAAGAAACTATAAAGACATAATTATTTTGGAATGTCACGAGTAAATGATTACCGCAAGCAGAACAATGGTGGCGATTATAGCAGAGTGGAGGAGTGGCGCCATAGAAACCAGCCGTGATATTCTGATGACTCTATCCAGCCCCAGATGTTTCGACTAAGCCGGCCAGGGTATGCAGATACTTATAGTAGAACCTTAGAAGGTGTCAAGCTGATACCGGATGTGATAGTAATTTACCTACCATCTCCTCTCCTAGAAGATGTGTAATATAGAAAGGCTGCCAAGGGGATCGAATCTTAGTGAATTCCTGCTAAGCCAATCTTAATGACGAATGACTGCTAAGGCAATCTTAATGACGAATGGCTGCTAAGCCAATCTTAGTGACGAATGGCTGCTAAGCCAATCTTAATGACGAATGGCTGCTAAGCCAATCTTAATGACGAATGGCTGCTATGGCAATCTTAATATAGAATGGCATGCAGGGGAGCCGTACATTTCGGGAAACTGTGGCTCTACTGATTGCGGGAAGCAATGCGTTGAGCTCTACTCTAGCGGCCATGTACAAACTCTGAAGCCAAACGCGCCCAGCAATCAGCAGAAAGCGGCCTGCGCTCTGAATCTGGACACAGCCACGAGGAGCTGACTCAGTCAGTGTGCACGGCTGACTTCGGCAAATGCATAGGATATGTTGAGTCACGTGCCACGTGGCCTTGCCTTCCACACGAAGAATCCAACGAAATGTCaaatttgctgagtgtttttataTTTGATGAGTGTAttttctcgggcactcggcaaataagttcTTTGCCGATTGCtgtgctaaaaacactcggcaaaaaaaaaacactcggtaaagaggaggtttgccgagtgtaaaaaaaaactcggcaaaTATGGAGTTTGcctgagtgttttttttgacactcggtaaaaaattaaaatcttttttctgggaaagaaggagaagaaaaaaaataaaaaaaaaactttgttgaGTTCCCAGatccaggacactcggcaaagaaataaaaaaaattttctaggaaagaaggagaagaataaaaatgaaaaaaaaactttgtcgagtgcccagatctaggacactcggcaaaggaaaaaaatattttttctaggaaagaagaacaagaaaaaaatgaaaaaaaactttgccgagtggcagatctaggacactcggcaaaggaaaaaaatattttttaaccGGCCCCAGCGGATGCGCCCTACCCTTCTCCCCGCAcggccccctccccttctccccgcgCCGCGTCTACACGCACCCTCCCCTTCTCCGCGCACGCACACGCGgcgccccctcctctctctcggtGCTGGCGCGGCcccaccctcccctcctccctctccggtgCCGGCGCGGCCCACCCTCCCCTCCCCCCTCGCCGGAGCAGCCCACCCTCCCCTCACTAGATCTGGCGCCTCCCTCTCCcggccctcctccctctcctggaTCCGGCGCCGCCGCCCCCCTCCCGGCCCTCCCTCTACCGGATCCGGCTGCGCCACCCCCCTCCTGGCCCTTCCTCTCCAGAT
This sequence is a window from Miscanthus floridulus cultivar M001 chromosome 10, ASM1932011v1, whole genome shotgun sequence. Protein-coding genes within it:
- the LOC136487843 gene encoding protein RAFTIN 1B-like, encoding MAPLLHSAIIATIVLLAVGQCSNAVLTEAEVFWRTVLPDSPLPDPILKLLHPETSFANKPKDDTVAEAYSLTWLMWGLRSPSRPTKHSSPRPSKDDTVAEAYSLTWLMWGLRSPSGPTKDSSPMPPHVRDHSTDEYLAQGLFFREEAVQVGKTITLYFPLAASAPLGLLPRHVADSIPFSTSSLPSALARLGVARNSVQAANMEETLYMCGLPPKAGEAKFCATSLEALVEGSMAALGTRNIRPMTSDLPRSGAPKQPYTVRAVHPVDGSSFVSCHDHNYPYTVYMCHNTPATRAYTVELEGASSGLVCSLLVTVAAICHTDTSHWDAEHFSFKVLGTKPGAGPIYHYLPYGHNVWVKKEANRSSS